From Candidatus Angelobacter sp., one genomic window encodes:
- the dapB gene encoding 4-hydroxy-tetrahydrodipicolinate reductase, with protein sequence MNPTKLIIAGAKGRMGQTLVTCAERIPDLQVAGQIDLGDDLLPLIKEADVVIDFSFHDATARFASVCARHKKALVIGTTGHNDDEKSRINNLKSQIPIVWASNYSTGVNALFWLTRKAAEILGPGFDLEVVEMHHRMKKDAPSGTAAALAEILTEVRKQRSDQVLRHGRHGITGERTRAEIGMHSLRGGDVVGDHTVIFAAEGERLELTHKASSRETFANGALRAAQWAVNQKPGLYDMQDVLGLK encoded by the coding sequence CGCCGAGCGCATTCCCGATTTGCAGGTGGCCGGCCAGATTGATCTGGGCGACGATTTGCTGCCGCTCATCAAAGAGGCCGATGTGGTGATTGACTTCAGCTTCCACGACGCCACAGCGAGATTTGCGTCGGTTTGCGCCCGGCACAAAAAGGCCCTGGTCATCGGCACGACGGGACACAACGACGACGAGAAATCCCGGATCAACAACCTCAAGTCGCAAATCCCGATCGTGTGGGCGTCGAACTATTCCACCGGTGTGAACGCGCTCTTCTGGCTGACGCGCAAGGCAGCCGAGATTCTCGGGCCGGGCTTCGATCTTGAAGTCGTCGAGATGCACCATCGGATGAAGAAGGACGCGCCCAGCGGGACCGCGGCGGCGCTTGCGGAAATTCTCACGGAGGTCCGCAAGCAACGGTCTGACCAGGTGCTTCGCCACGGACGACACGGCATCACCGGCGAACGCACCCGGGCTGAAATCGGAATGCACTCTCTGCGCGGCGGGGACGTCGTGGGTGATCACACGGTCATTTTTGCGGCGGAAGGCGAGCGCCTGGAACTCACGCACAAGGCTTCCAGCCGCGAGACATTCGCCAACGGCGCGTTGCGTGCCGCACAATGGGCCGTCAACCAAAAACCCGGTCTTTACGACATGCAGGACGTGCTTGGCCTGAAGTGA
- a CDS encoding phytanoyl-CoA dioxygenase family protein, producing MKPEAGIGNPDAGGSLARDGFEIVPDVLPDGQCDIIASELSVLPDAREGPTNGRHYRGRNLLRRVPAVAQLASSKLLKGILESRLKREIFPVRALFFDKNADANWTVAWHQDLTIAVARKIETPGFGAWSIKEGIVHVRPPAEILENMATLRLHLDKCDADDGALKVIPRSHLRGRLDSTEIGACAEKNAGLICAVPKGGALLMRPLLLHSSSRAKRPVHRRVLHLEYASVGLPAGLEWFDS from the coding sequence GTGAAGCCGGAAGCGGGAATCGGAAATCCGGACGCGGGCGGTTCGCTTGCACGGGATGGTTTTGAGATCGTGCCCGATGTCCTGCCGGATGGTCAGTGCGATATTATCGCCAGCGAGCTTTCCGTTCTGCCTGACGCTCGTGAGGGACCAACCAATGGCAGACACTATCGGGGCCGGAACCTTCTCCGACGAGTGCCAGCCGTCGCTCAACTGGCTTCTTCAAAGCTGTTGAAAGGAATTTTGGAGAGCCGGTTGAAACGGGAGATTTTTCCTGTGCGGGCCTTGTTCTTCGATAAAAACGCGGATGCAAACTGGACCGTTGCCTGGCATCAGGATTTGACGATCGCGGTTGCGAGAAAAATCGAAACACCGGGATTCGGCGCATGGTCGATCAAGGAAGGGATCGTACACGTGCGGCCGCCCGCTGAAATCCTGGAGAATATGGCGACCCTCCGTTTGCACCTGGATAAATGCGACGCAGACGACGGCGCGTTGAAAGTCATACCGCGATCCCATCTGCGGGGAAGGCTTGACTCAACGGAAATCGGCGCGTGCGCCGAAAAGAACGCGGGTTTGATTTGCGCAGTTCCAAAAGGCGGGGCATTGCTGATGCGGCCGCTGCTGTTGCATTCATCTTCACGCGCAAAACGGCCGGTGCATCGTCGCGTTCTCCATCTCGAGTACGCGTCCGTCGGTTTGCCGGCCGGACTGGAGTGGTTCGACTCCTGA
- the folK gene encoding 2-amino-4-hydroxy-6-hydroxymethyldihydropteridine diphosphokinase gives MPVESPSDIAAAKFETPKLAFVALGSNLGDAMGNVRRAMDLLQELTDLPLLRSSLWQSTPVDCPPGSPLFVNAVVGLRPRPGESPELLFEKMQDLEKEFGREPKRVLNEPRPLDLDLIVFGRERRDTPLLTLPHPRAHSRRFVLQPLSEIAPDLILPGQVLNVRQLLETTEPSQTLLRVG, from the coding sequence ATGCCAGTCGAGTCTCCATCCGACATCGCTGCGGCGAAGTTCGAGACGCCTAAACTGGCGTTTGTCGCGCTCGGCTCGAACCTCGGCGATGCGATGGGAAACGTGCGCCGCGCGATGGACCTTTTGCAAGAGCTGACCGACCTCCCGCTTCTCCGGTCGTCGCTCTGGCAAAGCACACCCGTGGATTGCCCGCCCGGGTCGCCATTGTTCGTCAACGCCGTCGTCGGCCTGAGACCGCGGCCGGGTGAATCGCCGGAGTTGCTGTTTGAAAAAATGCAGGACCTCGAAAAAGAGTTCGGCCGGGAGCCGAAGCGGGTGTTGAACGAGCCGCGGCCGCTTGACCTCGACCTGATCGTGTTCGGCCGAGAGCGGCGCGACACGCCCCTGCTGACCTTGCCTCATCCGCGCGCCCATTCTCGACGATTCGTCCTTCAGCCGTTGAGCGAAATTGCGCCGGACCTGATCCTGCCAGGCCAGGTTTTGAATGTTCGTCAACTGCTCGAAACGACGGAGCCGTCCCAAACATTGCTGCGAGTCGGCTGA